One window from the genome of Elaeis guineensis isolate ETL-2024a chromosome 5, EG11, whole genome shotgun sequence encodes:
- the LOC105045629 gene encoding glycerol-3-phosphate acyltransferase 5: MEGRYSGRPISGSIVSELEGALLKDTDLFPYFMLIAFEASGLVRFAVLLLLWPVIRLLDFVGMGKLGLKLMTFVAVAGVRMSEIEAVSRAVLPKFYMDDVDMAAWGLFSSYERRVVVTRCPGIMVERFAKQHLRADEVVGCELEVNRFGYATGLLRRAEGSVADRVRGLFSGDMPDVGLGSSASARSFLSFCKEQQHPPFAADLKHGNQLIRPLPVIFHDGRLVRRPTPFMALLIILWIPIGIIVAFVRITVGLILPLQFIPYIVGIFGGEVIVRGRPPPPASGSTSGVLFVCTHRTLMDPVVLSMVLGRKVPAVTYSISRLSEILSPIRTVRLSRDRRVDAERIKSELEKGDLVVCPEGTTCREPFLLRFSALFAELTDRIVPVAMNYRVGFFHATTARGWKAMDPIFFFMNPRPVYEVTFLNQLPVEATCSAGKSPHDVANYVQRILAASLGFECTNFTRKDKYRVLAGNDGTVSFKSATPWMGRVKEVLGFLLH; the protein is encoded by the exons ATGGAGGGTCGATACTCCGGCCGGCCGATATCCGGCTCCATCGTGTCGGAGCTCGAAGGTGCTCTTCTCAAGGACACCGACCTATTCCCCTACTTCATGCTCATCGCCTTCGAAGCATCCGGCCTGGTCCGCTTCGCCGTTCTGCTTCTCCTGTGGCCCGTCATTCGATTGCTCGACTTTGTCGGCATGGGAAAGCTGGGGTTGAAGCTTATGACATTCGTGGCGGTCGCCGGCGTCCGGATGTCGGAGATCGAGGCGGTGTCGCGGGCGGTGCTGCCCAAGTTTTACATGGATGATGTTGATATGGCGGCGTGGGGCTTGTTCAGCTCGTATGAGCGGCGGGTGGTGGTGACAAGGTGCCCGGGGATCATGGTTGAGAGGTTTGCAAAGCAGCACCTCCGCGCCGACGAGGTGGTTGGGTGCGAGCTCGAGGTCAATCGGTTCGGGTATGCCACCGGACTTCTGAGGAGAGCGGAGGGATCGGTCGCCGATCGGGTTCGAGGATTGTTTAGTGGCGATATGCCGGATGTCGGTTTGGGAAGTTCAGCGTCGGCTCGGTCGTTCTTATCTTTCTGCAAG GAACAGCAGCATCCACCATTTGCCGCCGATCTCAAGCATGGCAACCAGTTGATCCGTCCGCTGCCAGTCATATTCCATGACGGCAGGCTCGTTCGCCGCCCGACGCCATTCATGGCTCTCCTCATCATCCTCTGGATACCAATCGGCATCATCGTCGCCTTCGTACGCATCACCGTCGGTCTAATCCTCCCATTGCAATTCATCCCTTACATCGTTGGCATCTTCGGCGGTGAGGTCATCGTGCGAGGCCGCCCTCCGCCACCAGCGTCCGGCTCGACAAGTGGCGTCCTCTTCGTGTGCACCCACCGTACTCTCATGGACCCGGTGGTCCTCTCCATGGTCCTCGGTCGAAAAGTCCCGGCCGTCACCTACTCCATCTCCCGGCTATCGGAGATCCTTTCGCCCATCCGCACCGTCCGGTTGAGCCGAGATCGTCGAGTGGATGCGGAGAGAATAAAGAGCGAGCTGGAGAAAGGTGACCTCGTAGTGTGCCCGGAGGGCACCACATGCCGAGAGCCCTTCCTGTTAAGATTCAGTGCCCTTTTCGCCGAGCTGACCGACCGGATCGTGCCGGTGGCCATGAATTACCGTGTCGGATTCTTCCATGCAACCACTGCTAGAGGCTGGAAGGCCATGGACCCGATATTCTTCTTCATGAACCCCAGGCCGGTATACGAGGTGACATTTTTGAACCAGTTGCCGGTGGAGGCGACGTGCTCGGCCGGGAAGAGCCCGCACGACGTCGCCAACTATGTGCAGAGGATCTTGGCGGCCTCGCTCGGGTTCGAGTGCACCAACTTCACAAGAAAAGACAAGTACAGGGTGCTCGCCGGCAATGATGGGACCGTGAGTTTTAAATCGGCGACACCATGGATGGGGAGGGTGAAGGAGGTACTGGGGTTTCTGCTGCACTAG